TAtttgatttgtataaaattttacgcGATATACTAAATTAATCCACTATAAAGGATATTATCTAGCACATTTtcctaatgtaaaaaaatttaGAAGGCCATTGTGGTAAACTCTCGGAGACCGTCCATAATAAAAAGGGAGTTTTGAACACGTAGATGTGTTCATTTTTACATTGGTTATACAAATTGGTGTAACCCTGGGCCGTACGCATACATCATCTTTGAAAGAAATTCGAAATAACATCACAGTATTgacaaatctaataaaaattgaTCCCTTAACAGTGTGAGTAGGTAGTTTCATAAGAGCGAGCAAGAAGACTGATGCATGCGGCCTAGAGTTGTACCAGGTAAGGTTGCTATAGTACAGAGTATACAAATTGATTAATGTTGTAATGGACAGTGGTCTCTTGGACAAGTTTTTCATTTCGCGGAATCCTTGGACGAATGATTGTTGGTCTCTTCAGTCTTATCGCTGTCACCGTAGAACTTTGgctgtaaaataaacataacgaTTTAAATTTTCGTAactaaatgtaattatattccGTGCCCGGGTGATAAAAAGTGAAGTGGGTATTGTAGTTTAAATCCATAATTGACTACAAAGATAAGATTAGAGGTTTATACTATACTGCATTTTGAACTGCAAACATCTGTTTTAGTGAAATCGAGGTGAATTCTAACAAGTATTCTCTGACATCTCTTAAAGTAAACATTTGCATATATCTTATTTCAAATACTCTTCTTGGTGGTATGTGAAATCAAACATGATTATGAATAACACTATGtatgagtaaaaaaaaaccaacaCGACAAACGAATTAGTGAAATCTATTGACACTAATGAAAAACATAAGCTGGTATTCAGAGACATTGAGAAGACGGGTACACCCAGcctgtaaaaacaaaattatgcaaGGGCTAAAAAAGAGgccgtaatatttttttcacgacTTTGCGTAGCGACATTTTTTGGCATTTTTGAAATCTATTATCGTGAGATaggttatattttaaatctctGAATACCGACTTTACAACCCAAACTCAACACAGTACAGAAACACATAGACACAAAAAAAGTACTAAACATATCACTGACAGgtcttaagaaaaaaaagttatatacgTGTTTCTGATGTGTTTCttcaaacaaattttgattaatCAATTCGAATCAAAAATTGATCAAGCAAAACTTACAACTTAGTCTAGCACACAAAAAAATCCCTGAAAATGTTATCAAACTCAAAAAATGTGACGTTATCGATGCTATTCGTACTCAAACTTATGAAAGATGAGAGGTATGAAAACGTGGATAAAACAacacatcaaataaaaataataccagTTTTTATAAGCATGATTGAACGCCTCTAGCATTTATCTTGTCTAGACTTACACAATTCAATTTGTACTATACTGTGGTGACTTTATTTCCATATCCGTTTTTGACACCATTATAACTTGTAAAACCctagaaataaacaatttttgtatTCCAAATATATAAGAGAAAAAACTGGATGGATACAACAATACAGGCTAAATAACGGAGGTAAAACTTactataacaaataaattttgaaaaaaatattgattgcaCGGGGGTAACAGAGATATTTATTCTCGTTATTAGGATAAAGTCGCGACAATCTATtataatatgcaaaaaatattgcttGTAGAATAAGGGTGCCAAACTACACAGTTTGTTAGTACAGTCCGTAGTTCCCGAAAGCTGCagatttattacacaatattaaatacaatataataaaataatagagaactaaatacttttttatagtaAGTCACAATAAAAGCATGTTGTGCACTGCCTAGTACCATTGATGTGAcagtaacgccatctgttaTGACACATTTTAAACTCACTACACCTCAAGTGACATCGAAAGGGGCatgttttgattataattttgtaaaaatcattttattcttaaatataaaaatattgtgctaGGTTTGCTAAACACATAATGTCCATTGTCCATATTTGCTGTTTTGCCTAGCACCCGTTTTTGTTATGGGGCACAGTTACAGACAGTTTTCATTACGTACAAAGAATCACCGGAGAACCTTGTTTCGTAGTTAACGAGTCAAAACTCATgaattttatcaacatttatCGAAACAAATATCGAGaaagtataacattttttattcgtaaggAAAGTGTAGTGAGACTTAAACTGTTCACAACAGCACCGGCCCCTATCTTCCCCTACAATATGTGTGCATATGtgttaatgtatgtttgtatgttaccTCGTCGTGTTTCTCCTCTGCGGTGACGCGGTCGTCATCATCGTCACTGTCTTCGTCGCCCGACGAGTCGCCGCCTGAACCCGCCGCGTCTACTTTCACTGTACCACAAAAAGAcaagttacaaataaaagtcAAGGAAATATAGCGATTTTATCGCCGTAGGTTATTTACAAAGAGTATAGAAATTTGATTTGGATTAAAACTTGAATggcatgaaaaaaaatatttttctataaaagcctaaaaatttatagaaattaaaatgcTACAGTAAATTGTCAAAAATGCGTATACGCACGTATACGTAAATCATAATCGGATACGCTATTTTGAAAGGGCACATAACCTATGACTTAGTCATGCgctcttttttaaaaagaatattaaaagttaaaagtgTACCTGGTGTGATATTGGCGGGCGCGGCGGTCATGGGGCGCGCTCGCTCGCGGTTGAGCTCGTCGAAGCACTGCAGGCACACGCGCAGCGGCTTGTCGCTCTGTCCGCGCAGGATGTAGCGCTTCGACGAGCACGGCCCGCACACCACCGACCCGCACTTGCGACAGTGATGCTACACAACAAACATTACACAAAACTTTTAAGTATTGAAatccaaacaaaataattttgttagttatCTATGGCtttagtaaagtaaaaatatgtaatcattttgaataaaatatcataatgatTCTTGATTACAAGGAAACAATTTCGTAACTTGGATTTTTGTAGGCGGTATTCTACCGAAACGAGTACAAGACTggacataatataatattctcagATTAGTAACCCTTTCTcgagaaagaaaaaataaagaatttaaagtGTTTCGCCGTAACTATTACATAACGTAAATAAAACAGactgtatatttgtatattacgTTATCATAATTTGGTAATGGAGCATTATCTTTATTATCGCACTGGGACAATATTTAGATAACTAAATGAAATGATCGTACGATAGATACACGGATAGGTTAAATATATATAAGCTAAGTTTAAAAGTTGAGTCAACACATTTGTGTTGATCTAACATTCGTTTGCTGATAATGTCATACAAACTGTCATACATGCATGTAATTTATTACacctatattttgtttgtgCTGGACAAAGACTTTCCATTTGTTTTcaatactacaaaataaattatccaaATCTCTATAAAATTCCACCCATTCAAAACTATTCAGTTACTCATCTACGAAATCTATAAAGAAAGTAATACTGTTGCAACTCACCCTCCTGTTAAGAACAGTGAACTGTGTCTTCTTGCAGTGCATGCAGGTGGAGGCCTCGTTGTCCGGCACCCACACGGCCGCGTGCTCCGACGGCGGTTGCTTGCCACCTGACAAAACAATCATGTTTATAATACACAACACTCGTACTCGAGAGCAAATTATATCGTTAATAACTCCTACTGCATATAATAAAGGCACTAAATACATTGTCAAGTTAGAAAAATAgggttttatataataaaagtttaatattataaaagtacaatattataaaagtttactATAGATATAGAAGTCAGTTGTTCTTTTTCACCTATCGTATTAATCTGTTCAGATTCTCCACATACGTTAAAGCCCGCGTAAAGTAGCTGACGCAACTGCGGCTTGCGGCTTGTATTGAGACATATAAAATTTTCGCGCGTGATATACATACGTGACTtgtattttacatgtaaaaaCGGTGTGGCATAATCtgcattttgttttttcttgttAGTAATTAGAAATGCAGCGCGCGAGTAAGCAGTTAACCAATTTGTCAGGTGAATCTATGTGGTTACAAAGTCCATAGGCGGAACGCACCGCTTTTTGTTTAGTTACAGAAATAGACAACATGTTGATTGAAAAactaattgcttttattttctaGTGGAGCATAAACAAcgcaatattttttcacatgTACTAGTGAATTATAGTATTACTTATTCTATAGAATCTAAGCCAAAGCTAGGCATGGTCTCTAAAAAAATCAATCCATAGTTAACATGAGTCTAATGCAGCCTAAAGGCAATATCAGAAATGACTCACGAATACAGGTTGAATTAGATCAAAaagaatatacaaaataaatacaacttatACTAGAATAACTATCTCTGATCTAGTATTAAAGTTATACCATAAAGTACTTACTCTTCCTTAGCAAATCCTCTATACATTTGTCTATGTGTGCCATCCATTCTTCCTTTTCAGTAGCGGTCGCGGCGTACACGGCGAATGATTTTGACGCAGTACGGATCAACCAGCCGTTGCGGTATtctgaaacaataaatacaattagaaattaatctatactaatattataaagctgaagagtttgtttgtttgtttgtttgtttgtttgaacgcgctaatctcagaaactactgatccgatttgaaaaaatctttcagtgttagatagcccatttatcgatgaaggttataggctatatatcatcacgctacgaccagtaggagccgaataccagtaaaaaatgttccaaaaacggggaaaaatttgacccattctctcttatgtgacgcaagcgaagttgcgcgggtcagctagtgtaaaataaatcGAATACTGGGGAATAACCATAAAATCaatttggtataaaattatttgtcagcaagagaaaacattttaataagaatGAATCATGTTGGGAAAAGCTTTAAAATGATAACAGATACAAAAGTtctgtaatctatactaatattataaagctgaagagtttgtttgtttgattgtttgtttgtttgtttgaacgcgcttatctcaataactactggtccgatttgaaaaattctttcagtgttagatagtccatttatcgaggaaggctataggctatatatcatcccgctacaaccaataggagcagagtagcaataaaaaatgtaacaaaaacggggaaaatcttgacccattctctcttatgtgacgcaaacgaagttgcgcgggtcagctagtactaaatatacaataaaattatttttgattcacATAAACATTTCCTATGTGGACTGTGAGAGATATTAAAAATACGATCTATGAGTTGTACATTGCGACtatttaaacttttgcgttAAATGAGCAGAAAGAACCTTATCAATGGGTTATCCAAATAACTTATCCATATAAAGTTAATGCAGCtgcaaaaatgcccgcaaaaaacataaaaaaagtttcatcatACTTGATCGTGACGTAATATCCCACTCATAGGTAGGAAGTAGTTGATATAAAGTAGATTGATAAGAGCCGAAATTCCAGTAACTGCCAGATTTGTGGGGTGTTACCGGCGTTACCGCTGATAAAATTCATGGGTTTACTACTGATAACGTTTATAGGATGAGTTGAATATCTAAAATAgtttatactatattattattattacaaaaactgtttatatCTTTCTTTCCTTTAATTCTATAACTCAcatttaagtaatataaatgcaaatttaTCTCTGTTATGCTGCCATGGTTTACGACTCGAAcgattaagtaaaataaaaatattaaggacTCAGACGAAGATCGGCCAAATTACTTTTTAGGGAAGAGTTTTTATACGCAACTTACACGTGATTATTTCATAGATaggattttatattaaacaccTACATCGTCgcatataacaggcgtgattttctgtattatgtattgtatttccCAAATACTTAAGATTTTCACCTATAAATTAGTATTTAGGCAGAATCAAGATTATTTAGACAGTTCACAGTATCATTATCACAGGTTGTCAACAGCTACTCATGgcataatagtattatttacagTTGAGTCACACAGGCTTCCAAAGATCAATGTCAACATACAT
The sequence above is drawn from the Anticarsia gemmatalis isolate Benzon Research Colony breed Stoneville strain chromosome 17, ilAntGemm2 primary, whole genome shotgun sequence genome and encodes:
- the rush gene encoding pleckstrin homology and FYVE domain containing family member rush hour isoform X2, producing the protein MVDRLVNSEANARRIAMVESCFGSSGQPLAEQGRVLVGEGVLTKMCRKKPKARQFFLFNDILVYGNIVINKKKYNKQHVIPLEEVKLESLKDEGQYRNGWLIRTASKSFAVYAATATEKEEWMAHIDKCIEDLLRKSGKQPPSEHAAVWVPDNEASTCMHCKKTQFTVLNRRHHCRKCGSVVCGPCSSKRYILRGQSDKPLRVCLQCFDELNRERARPMTAAPANITPVKVDAAGSGGDSSGDEDSDDDDDRVTAEEKHDEGFTSYNGVKNGYGNKVTTV
- the rush gene encoding pleckstrin homology and FYVE domain containing family member rush hour isoform X1; amino-acid sequence: MVDRLVNSEANARRIAMVESCFGSSGQPLAEQGRVLVGEGVLTKMCRKKPKARQFFLFNDILVYGNIVINKKKYNKQHVIPLEEVKLESLKDEGQYRNGWLIRTASKSFAVYAATATEKEEWMAHIDKCIEDLLRKSGKQPPSEHAAVWVPDNEASTCMHCKKTQFTVLNRRHHCRKCGSVVCGPCSSKRYILRGQSDKPLRVCLQCFDELNRERARPMTAAPANITPVKVDAAGSGGDSSGDEDSDDDDDRVTAEEKHDEPKFYGDSDKTEETNNHSSKDSAK